The following are encoded together in the Acidovorax sp. KKS102 genome:
- a CDS encoding phosphatidate cytidylyltransferase, which produces MLQQRVITALVLLVILLPALFYANTVPFTLVVLVLMAAGAWEWGRLSGFGQAGSVAVGVACVALCAGSWALGWVDRPLTALWVVGGGLWVLAAAWLLKAGVPGWPRIPAGVRLVAGVLALWLAWLAVVQARNVGINFLLSVLLLVWVADIFAYFAGRAFGLRFTKGKLAPSISPGKSWEGVWGGLAGVMVMAFVWVLADAHWQASVPSFYSRMAQQGWWLLVIAALFMVAMSVSGDLVESLIKRSAGVKDSSGLLPGHGGVLDRVDALLPTLPLAMMLTSLTTL; this is translated from the coding sequence ATGCTTCAACAGCGCGTCATCACCGCCTTGGTTCTGCTGGTCATTTTGCTGCCGGCGCTTTTCTACGCCAACACCGTCCCGTTCACGCTGGTGGTGCTGGTTTTGATGGCTGCCGGTGCCTGGGAATGGGGGCGTCTGAGCGGTTTTGGCCAGGCGGGCTCCGTGGCCGTGGGTGTGGCCTGTGTGGCCTTGTGTGCTGGGTCGTGGGCGTTGGGCTGGGTGGATCGTCCGTTGACAGCCCTCTGGGTGGTGGGCGGCGGGCTGTGGGTTCTGGCGGCTGCCTGGCTGCTCAAGGCCGGAGTGCCCGGCTGGCCCCGCATACCAGCCGGTGTGCGTCTGGTGGCTGGCGTGCTCGCCTTGTGGCTCGCGTGGCTGGCCGTGGTGCAGGCCCGCAATGTGGGCATCAACTTTTTGCTGTCGGTGCTGCTGCTGGTGTGGGTGGCGGACATCTTTGCCTACTTTGCGGGGCGCGCATTCGGGTTGCGGTTTACCAAGGGCAAGCTGGCGCCCTCGATCAGCCCCGGCAAGAGCTGGGAAGGTGTATGGGGCGGCCTGGCAGGGGTGATGGTGATGGCCTTCGTCTGGGTATTGGCGGATGCCCACTGGCAGGCGTCGGTGCCCAGTTTTTACAGCCGCATGGCGCAGCAGGGCTGGTGGTTGCTGGTGATTGCGGCGTTGTTCATGGTGGCCATGAGCGTGTCGGGTGACCTGGTGGAGTCGCTCATCAAGCGCAGCGCAGGAGTCAAGGACAGCAGTGGCCTGTTGCCAGGGCACGGCGGCGTGCTCGACCGCGTGGATGCCTTGTTGCCCACACTGCCCCTGGCCATGATGCTCACGAGCCTGACAACCCTATGA
- the ispC gene encoding 1-deoxy-D-xylulose-5-phosphate reductoisomerase, with protein MKKQRLTVLGSTGSIGTSTLDVVACHPERFEVFALSAATQVDLLLAQCAQFRPRYAVMASAPHAAVLAEKLQANGLPTQVIQAQDALEMIASHDDVDAVMAAIVGAAGLAPCLAAARAGKRLLLANKEALVVGGGLFMQTVRDGGATLLPIDSEHSAIFQCLPEDPATWSDRVDSILLTASGGPFRQRDPSTLSQITPDQACAHPNFSMGRKISVDSATMMNKALEVIEARWLFDLHPDQIKVVIHPQQIIHSMVQFKDASILAQLGTPDMRVPIACGLSWPERITSGASKLDFSTLSALAFEDADAVRFPGLHLSWQALKAAEGTTAVLNAANEVAVGAFLSGRLRFDHIHSVNLATLDAVSPSKPDSLAALLDLDTQARHAAEHVAGRLAA; from the coding sequence ATGAAGAAACAACGACTCACCGTTCTCGGTTCCACCGGCTCCATCGGGACCAGCACGCTGGATGTGGTGGCCTGCCACCCCGAGCGCTTCGAGGTGTTTGCCCTGAGTGCGGCGACGCAAGTGGATCTTTTGCTGGCGCAGTGCGCGCAGTTTCGCCCGCGTTATGCGGTGATGGCCAGCGCTCCGCATGCGGCTGTCTTGGCTGAAAAATTGCAGGCAAATGGCCTTCCAACGCAAGTCATTCAAGCGCAAGATGCTCTTGAAATGATAGCGTCGCACGATGATGTGGATGCCGTGATGGCTGCCATCGTGGGGGCGGCCGGTCTTGCGCCCTGTCTGGCTGCGGCCCGTGCGGGCAAGCGATTGCTGCTGGCGAACAAGGAGGCCCTGGTGGTGGGCGGCGGGTTGTTCATGCAGACCGTGCGCGACGGTGGCGCCACGTTGCTGCCCATTGACAGCGAACACTCGGCCATCTTTCAGTGCCTGCCAGAAGACCCTGCCACCTGGTCTGACCGCGTGGACAGCATCCTGCTAACGGCTTCGGGCGGCCCGTTCCGCCAGCGGGACCCGTCCACGCTGTCACAGATCACCCCTGACCAGGCCTGTGCGCACCCCAACTTCTCGATGGGACGCAAGATTTCCGTGGATTCGGCCACGATGATGAACAAGGCGCTGGAGGTTATCGAGGCCCGCTGGCTGTTTGACCTGCACCCAGACCAGATCAAGGTGGTCATCCACCCGCAGCAGATCATCCACTCCATGGTGCAGTTCAAGGATGCCTCCATCCTGGCGCAGTTGGGTACCCCTGACATGCGCGTGCCGATTGCCTGCGGCCTGTCCTGGCCCGAGCGCATCACCAGCGGGGCCAGCAAGCTGGATTTCTCGACCCTGAGCGCCCTCGCGTTTGAAGACGCGGACGCCGTTCGCTTCCCAGGTCTGCACCTGTCCTGGCAGGCATTGAAGGCGGCCGAGGGGACCACTGCCGTGCTGAATGCGGCGAACGAGGTGGCTGTGGGCGCCTTTTTGTCCGGACGGCTGCGTTTTGACCATATTCACTCGGTCAACCTTGCAACTTTGGACGCCGTTTCGCCCTCCAAGCCCGATTCGCTGGCTGCATTGCTGGATCTGGATACCCAGGCCCGCCATGCGGCAGAACATGTGGCGGGCCGTCTGGCTGCCTGA
- the rseP gene encoding RIP metalloprotease RseP, which produces MLLTIAAFIVALGLLIAVHEYGHYRVAVACGVKVLRFSVGFGKPLLRWQPQGSSTEFVIGAFPLGGYVRMLDEREAPVAAEERHLAFNTQPLRSRAAIVAAGPIANLLLAVLLYSVVNWNGVEEPRAILASPVAGSVAQSAGLRGGELVERAALGAEDLEPVRSFEDLRWLLTRGALEGLNVRLDVQSAQGAGHREVVLDMSRIDSREADAQLFRKVGILGPWTRPVLGEVMAQSAAERSGLRAGDLVLKVGQTDVVDGQQLRELIRQSVRGNEPVAQPWRVERGGQVITLDVLPDAVIEPGNTVGRIGAYVGAAPEFVTVDYGLVDGLWGGVVKTWDVSLLTLRMMGRMVIGEASLKNLSGPLTIADYAGRSASMGLTQYLIFLALISVSLGVLNLLPLPVLDGGHLMYYLWEGVTGRGVSDAWMERLQRGGVAVLLVMMSIALFNDITRLFG; this is translated from the coding sequence ATGCTGCTCACCATCGCTGCCTTCATTGTGGCCCTCGGTCTGTTGATTGCGGTGCACGAATATGGGCACTACCGCGTGGCGGTGGCCTGTGGGGTCAAGGTGCTGCGGTTCTCGGTGGGCTTTGGCAAGCCGTTGCTGCGCTGGCAGCCGCAGGGGTCTTCTACGGAGTTCGTGATCGGTGCGTTTCCCCTGGGGGGCTATGTGCGCATGCTGGACGAGCGTGAAGCGCCTGTCGCCGCAGAGGAGCGACACCTGGCCTTCAATACCCAGCCCCTGCGGTCGCGTGCAGCCATCGTTGCCGCCGGGCCCATCGCCAATTTGTTGCTGGCAGTGCTGCTGTACTCGGTGGTGAACTGGAACGGGGTGGAAGAACCCCGGGCCATTCTGGCGAGCCCGGTCGCAGGCTCGGTGGCGCAAAGTGCCGGTTTGCGGGGCGGTGAACTGGTAGAGCGCGCCGCATTGGGGGCAGAAGACCTGGAGCCGGTGCGTTCGTTTGAAGACCTGCGGTGGCTGCTGACCCGTGGTGCACTCGAGGGGCTCAATGTTCGCCTTGATGTGCAATCTGCCCAGGGTGCAGGCCACCGTGAGGTGGTTCTCGACATGTCCCGCATCGACAGCCGTGAGGCTGACGCCCAGCTGTTCCGCAAGGTCGGCATCCTGGGTCCCTGGACCCGCCCCGTGCTGGGCGAGGTCATGGCGCAAAGCGCTGCCGAGCGCTCCGGCCTGCGCGCCGGCGATCTGGTGCTCAAGGTGGGCCAGACCGATGTTGTGGACGGCCAGCAGCTGCGTGAGCTGATCCGGCAGTCGGTGCGTGGCAATGAGCCGGTGGCGCAGCCCTGGCGCGTGGAGCGCGGCGGTCAGGTGATCACGCTGGACGTGTTGCCTGATGCCGTGATCGAACCTGGCAACACGGTGGGGCGCATTGGTGCCTATGTAGGGGCTGCGCCGGAGTTCGTGACGGTGGACTACGGCTTGGTCGATGGCCTGTGGGGCGGCGTGGTGAAGACCTGGGACGTGTCGTTGCTCACCTTGCGCATGATGGGGCGCATGGTGATCGGCGAGGCGTCGCTCAAGAACCTGAGTGGGCCCTTGACCATCGCCGACTATGCAGGCCGCTCGGCCAGCATGGGGCTGACGCAATACCTCATTTTTCTGGCCCTGATCAGCGTGAGCCTGGGGGTGCTGAACCTGCTGCCGCTGCCTGTCTTGGACGGTGGGCACCTGATGTATTATCTTTGGGAGGGTGTCACGGGCAGGGGCGTGTCGGACGCATGGATGGAGCGGCTGCAGCGTGGAGGCGTTGCAGTCCTGCTGGTCATGATGTCCATAGCCCTGTTCAACGATATCACCCGGCTCTTTGGCTAA
- the bamA gene encoding outer membrane protein assembly factor BamA, which yields MKKHINRLGVRTASAVAAMIFVANAAWALEPFKVQDIRVEGLQRVEPGTVFASMPLRVGDDYNDEKGAAAIRALFGLGLFKDVRLEASGNVLVVVVEERPTVADVDFAGAREFDKDALKKAMREVGLTEGRPYDKALTDRAEQELKRQYINKSLYGAEVVTTVTPIERNRVNLTFTITEGEPARIKEVRIVGNKAFSESTLKGLFDQDTGGWLSWYTKSDRYSRTKLNADLETLRSYYLQRGYLEFRVDSTQVAISPDKQDISITVNVTEGERYVVSGVKLEGNYLDREDEFKSLVTIRPGEPYNADQVTETTKAFSEYFARFGFAFARVEAVPEIDRENNRVNFVLQAEPARRAYVRRINVSGNNRTRDEVIRREFRQYEASWYDGDKIRLSRDRVDRLGFFTEVNVETQEVPGSPDQVDLVINVAEKPTGSLQLGVGFSSAEKASLSFGIKQENIFGSGNYLGIDVNTSKYRRTLVFSTTNPYFTPEGISRTLDVYYRTDKPYEDQGGNYQLVTTGTSVRFGVPFSETDTVFFGGGLEQTRIKPGTNIPATYLFYADKFGYSSTSIPLTVGWSRDDRDSALAPNSGRYQRLNSEWSVAGDARYVRANYQYQQYIPLNKRFTIAFNGEAGYGKGLNGRPFPVFKNFYSGGLGSVRGFDQGTLGPRDVTGASLGGPKKITLNTELIAPFPGAGNDRTLRVFTFLDVGNVYGENDKVTFSDMRASVGLGLSWISPLGPLRLAFAQPVRKFAGDRIQKLQFQIGTSF from the coding sequence ATGAAAAAACACATCAATCGCCTGGGCGTGCGTACTGCATCGGCCGTTGCAGCCATGATTTTTGTCGCCAATGCGGCATGGGCTCTGGAGCCATTCAAGGTGCAGGACATTCGCGTGGAAGGCTTGCAGCGTGTGGAGCCCGGCACCGTGTTTGCATCCATGCCCCTGCGGGTCGGTGACGACTACAACGACGAAAAAGGCGCTGCCGCAATCCGTGCGTTGTTCGGTCTGGGACTCTTCAAGGATGTGCGCCTGGAGGCCAGCGGCAATGTGCTGGTGGTGGTGGTTGAAGAGCGCCCCACCGTCGCTGATGTGGACTTTGCCGGTGCCCGCGAATTCGACAAAGATGCTCTCAAAAAGGCCATGCGTGAAGTGGGCCTGACGGAAGGCCGCCCGTATGACAAGGCGCTGACCGACCGCGCTGAACAAGAGCTCAAGCGCCAGTACATCAACAAGAGCCTGTATGGCGCCGAGGTGGTGACCACGGTGACGCCCATCGAGCGCAACCGGGTGAACCTGACCTTCACGATCACGGAAGGTGAGCCTGCACGCATCAAGGAAGTGCGCATTGTGGGCAACAAGGCGTTCAGCGAATCCACGCTCAAGGGCCTGTTCGACCAGGACACGGGGGGCTGGCTGAGCTGGTACACCAAGTCTGATCGCTACTCGCGCACCAAGCTCAATGCCGACCTTGAAACCCTGCGCTCCTATTACCTGCAGCGAGGCTACCTGGAGTTCCGTGTGGACTCGACGCAGGTCGCCATCTCTCCGGACAAGCAGGACATCTCCATCACCGTCAATGTGACGGAAGGCGAGCGGTATGTGGTGTCGGGCGTCAAACTCGAAGGCAACTACCTGGACCGTGAGGACGAATTCAAGTCGCTGGTGACCATCCGCCCCGGCGAGCCCTACAACGCGGACCAGGTGACCGAAACCACCAAGGCCTTCTCCGAGTATTTCGCTCGGTTTGGTTTTGCATTTGCCCGCGTGGAGGCTGTGCCCGAAATCGACCGCGAGAACAATCGCGTCAATTTTGTGCTGCAAGCCGAACCGGCACGCCGCGCTTATGTGCGCCGTATCAACGTCAGTGGCAACAACCGCACGCGTGACGAAGTCATTCGCCGTGAGTTCCGCCAATACGAGGCCTCCTGGTACGACGGCGACAAGATCCGCCTGTCTCGCGACCGCGTGGACCGTCTGGGCTTCTTCACGGAAGTGAACGTGGAAACGCAGGAAGTGCCTGGCTCTCCCGACCAGGTCGATCTGGTGATCAACGTGGCTGAAAAGCCCACAGGTTCGCTGCAACTGGGTGTGGGCTTCTCCAGCGCCGAAAAGGCGTCGCTCTCGTTTGGTATCAAGCAGGAAAACATCTTTGGCTCGGGCAACTACCTGGGCATCGACGTCAACACCAGCAAGTACCGGCGCACTCTGGTCTTCAGCACCACCAACCCGTACTTCACGCCAGAAGGCATCTCGCGCACGCTCGATGTGTACTACCGCACTGACAAGCCTTACGAAGACCAAGGCGGCAACTACCAGCTGGTTACCACTGGGACCTCGGTGCGTTTTGGCGTGCCTTTCAGCGAGACCGACACGGTGTTCTTTGGCGGCGGGCTGGAGCAGACCCGCATCAAGCCCGGCACGAACATTCCGGCCACCTACCTGTTCTATGCCGACAAGTTTGGCTACAGCAGCACGTCGATTCCATTGACCGTGGGCTGGTCCCGCGACGATCGGGACAGCGCTCTGGCGCCCAACTCCGGCCGCTACCAGCGCCTCAATTCCGAATGGTCTGTGGCGGGCGATGCACGCTATGTGCGGGCCAACTACCAGTACCAACAGTACATCCCGCTCAACAAGCGCTTCACCATTGCCTTCAATGGCGAGGCCGGTTACGGCAAGGGCTTGAACGGCCGCCCATTCCCGGTGTTCAAGAACTTCTACTCCGGCGGTCTGGGCTCGGTGCGTGGTTTCGACCAGGGTACCCTCGGCCCGCGTGATGTGACCGGTGCTTCCTTGGGCGGCCCCAAGAAGATCACACTGAACACCGAGCTGATTGCTCCGTTCCCGGGTGCTGGCAATGACCGGACCCTGCGTGTGTTCACGTTCCTGGACGTGGGCAATGTGTACGGCGAAAACGACAAAGTTACCTTCAGTGACATGCGTGCATCCGTGGGCTTGGGTCTGAGCTGGATTTCGCCACTTGGCCCCTTGCGTTTGGCGTTTGCGCAGCCGGTGCGCAAGTTCGCCGGCGATAGAATCCAGAAACTGCAATTCCAGATTGGAACGTCTTTCTAA
- a CDS encoding OmpH family outer membrane protein, which yields MKSFSRHLSVALLLGAVAIAAPAQAQEFKAGFVNTDRIFREATTAKAAQAKLEQEFSRREKELVDMGNTLKTASDKFEREAPTMAESQRTARQRQLVDQDRDFQRKRREFQEDLSARKNEELSQVLERANKVVKQVAEAEKYDVILQEAVYINPKHDITDKVIKALNAAAATK from the coding sequence ATGAAATCCTTTTCTCGCCATCTCTCCGTGGCCTTGCTGCTGGGCGCCGTCGCCATCGCAGCCCCTGCACAAGCGCAAGAGTTCAAAGCCGGTTTCGTCAACACCGATCGCATCTTCCGGGAAGCCACCACAGCCAAGGCTGCGCAGGCCAAGCTGGAGCAGGAGTTCTCCCGCCGCGAGAAAGAACTGGTGGACATGGGCAATACCCTGAAGACCGCCAGCGACAAGTTTGAACGTGAAGCGCCCACCATGGCCGAGAGCCAGCGTACCGCGCGCCAACGCCAACTGGTGGATCAGGACCGCGACTTCCAGCGCAAGCGCCGTGAATTCCAGGAAGACCTGAGCGCCCGCAAGAACGAAGAGCTGTCGCAAGTGCTGGAGCGCGCCAACAAGGTGGTCAAGCAGGTGGCTGAGGCCGAGAAGTACGACGTGATCCTGCAAGAGGCCGTCTATATCAATCCCAAGCACGACATCACCGACAAGGTGATCAAGGCCCTGAATGCCGCTGCTGCAACCAAGTAA
- the lpxD gene encoding UDP-3-O-(3-hydroxymyristoyl)glucosamine N-acyltransferase, with product MSSLLLGHIVDALGGSLEGGARETAIARIAPLEVAGPGDLSFLSNPRYQQQLAASRAACVIVAPAMRDAALARGACIVADNPYVYFARATQLWRQCNAPARPSGVHPSAVVDPTAQVHPSATIGPLCVVERGASIGADTVLKSRVTVGEDCHVGARCIVHAGVVIGADGFGFAPESGRWVKIEQLGAVRIGDDVEIGANTCIDRGALQDTVIEDGVKLDNLIQIGHNVRIGKHSAMAGCAGVAGSATIGAHCTVGGGAIVLGHLELADNVHISAATVVTRSLTRPGQYTGMFPIDDNARWEKNAATLKQLHSLRERIKALELALKAA from the coding sequence GTGAGCAGCTTGCTTCTCGGGCACATCGTTGATGCGCTCGGTGGTTCGCTGGAAGGGGGAGCGCGGGAAACCGCCATCGCCCGCATCGCGCCACTGGAGGTTGCAGGCCCGGGAGACCTCAGTTTTCTGAGCAACCCGCGCTACCAACAGCAACTGGCCGCCTCCCGGGCGGCCTGTGTCATTGTGGCGCCTGCCATGCGTGATGCCGCACTGGCGCGCGGCGCATGCATCGTGGCCGACAACCCGTATGTGTACTTTGCCCGCGCCACCCAGTTGTGGCGCCAGTGCAATGCGCCCGCGCGGCCATCGGGTGTTCACCCCAGTGCAGTGGTCGATCCCACGGCGCAGGTGCACCCCTCGGCCACCATCGGCCCGCTGTGCGTGGTCGAGCGCGGTGCAAGCATCGGTGCGGACACTGTGCTCAAGTCCCGCGTCACCGTGGGCGAGGACTGCCATGTCGGTGCGCGTTGCATCGTCCATGCGGGCGTGGTCATCGGGGCCGATGGTTTTGGTTTTGCGCCGGAGAGCGGGCGATGGGTCAAGATCGAGCAACTCGGTGCCGTGCGCATCGGAGACGATGTCGAGATCGGGGCCAACACCTGCATTGACCGGGGTGCGCTGCAAGACACGGTGATCGAAGACGGCGTGAAGCTCGACAACCTGATCCAGATCGGCCACAACGTGCGCATCGGCAAGCACTCGGCCATGGCCGGGTGCGCGGGTGTCGCGGGCAGTGCCACCATCGGGGCGCATTGCACCGTGGGCGGCGGCGCCATTGTGTTGGGGCACCTGGAACTGGCCGACAACGTGCACATCTCGGCCGCGACGGTGGTCACCCGCTCTCTCACCCGGCCTGGCCAGTACACCGGCATGTTCCCCATCGACGACAATGCGCGCTGGGAAAAAAACGCTGCCACACTCAAACAATTGCACAGCCTGCGCGAGCGCATCAAGGCGCTGGAGCTGGCCCTCAAGGCAGCATGA
- the fabZ gene encoding 3-hydroxyacyl-ACP dehydratase FabZ, with protein sequence MMDIHAILKQLPHRYPFLLVDKVIELESNTRIKAIKNVTFNEPYFMGHFPGRPVMPGVLILEALAQAAGLLAFDAMGKVPDENNIYYFVGIDGARFKRPVEPGDQLVLTITIDRVRGGIWKFKGVASVGEEVACEAELMCTMRAVG encoded by the coding sequence ATGATGGATATTCACGCAATTCTCAAACAACTGCCCCACCGCTACCCGTTTTTGCTGGTGGACAAGGTGATCGAGTTGGAGAGCAACACCCGCATCAAGGCCATCAAGAACGTCACGTTCAACGAGCCCTATTTCATGGGGCATTTCCCCGGCCGTCCGGTGATGCCGGGTGTGTTGATCCTGGAGGCATTGGCCCAGGCCGCCGGTTTGCTGGCCTTTGACGCAATGGGCAAGGTGCCCGATGAGAACAACATCTACTACTTTGTCGGTATCGATGGCGCGCGTTTCAAGCGCCCCGTGGAGCCGGGCGACCAGCTGGTCCTGACCATCACCATCGACCGCGTGCGCGGCGGCATCTGGAAGTTCAAGGGCGTGGCCAGCGTGGGCGAAGAGGTGGCTTGCGAGGCCGAACTCATGTGCACCATGCGCGCTGTGGGTTGA
- the lpxA gene encoding acyl-ACP--UDP-N-acetylglucosamine O-acyltransferase, with product MSNIHPTALVADGARLDPTVTVGPYTVIGEHVTIGAGTTVGAHCVIDGHTTIGADNRIFQFNSIGAIPQDKKYAGEPTELVIGDRNTIREFCTLNLGVPQAGGITTVGHDNWIMAYTHIAHDCHVGNHTTLANNTTLAGHVHLGDWVTVGGLTGIHQFVKIGAHAMVGFASAVSQDVPPFMLVDGNPLAVRGYNVVGLRRRGFSAERIAAVKQMHKLIYRQGLTLEAARAAIAELAQSAPQASDDAAMMEQFLADATRGIAR from the coding sequence GTGAGCAATATCCACCCCACAGCCCTGGTTGCGGACGGTGCCCGCCTGGACCCTACGGTCACGGTGGGGCCATACACGGTCATTGGCGAACACGTGACCATTGGTGCGGGCACCACGGTCGGCGCGCACTGTGTGATCGATGGGCACACCACGATTGGTGCTGACAACCGCATCTTCCAGTTCAATTCCATCGGCGCCATCCCGCAGGACAAGAAGTACGCGGGCGAGCCGACCGAACTGGTCATCGGCGACCGCAACACCATCCGCGAGTTCTGCACACTGAACCTGGGCGTGCCCCAGGCTGGTGGCATCACCACCGTGGGCCATGACAACTGGATCATGGCGTACACCCACATCGCCCACGATTGCCATGTGGGCAACCACACTACGCTGGCGAACAACACCACGCTGGCAGGGCATGTGCACCTGGGCGATTGGGTGACGGTGGGCGGGCTCACCGGCATTCACCAGTTCGTCAAGATTGGTGCCCATGCGATGGTGGGCTTTGCCAGCGCCGTGTCGCAGGACGTGCCACCTTTCATGCTGGTGGATGGCAACCCCTTGGCCGTGCGCGGCTACAACGTGGTGGGGCTGCGCCGGCGTGGCTTTTCGGCCGAGCGCATTGCGGCGGTCAAGCAGATGCACAAGCTGATCTATCGCCAGGGCCTCACGCTGGAGGCCGCGCGCGCAGCCATTGCAGAGCTGGCGCAGTCCGCGCCGCAGGCCAGCGACGACGCGGCGATGATGGAGCAGTTCCTGGCCGACGCCACGCGCGGCATTGCGCGCTGA
- the lpxB gene encoding lipid-A-disaccharide synthase — protein sequence MADSPRVAMVAGETSGDLLAGLLIDGMQAHWPGLQSSGIGGPQMARRGFAAWWPSDKLAVHGYSMEVLRRLRELLRIRKQLRERLLKDRPDVFIGVDAPDFNLGLEADLRAAGIKTVHFVCPSIWAWRADRVEKIRRSADHVLCIFPFEPELLAQHGIAATYVGHPLAGVIPMVPDRTAARAQLGLRDEDEVLAILPGSRSSEIQYIARPFFEAAALVLKARPAIKLIVPAVPALRDRIEQVARACGLGDALRITTGQSHTVLAACDATLIASGTATLEAALFKRPMVIGYHMHPLSWWLMRRKQLQPWVGLPNILCREFVVPELIQDAATPQALCAATLDWLDAKRQDPPKIATLEQRFTALHESLLRNTPQLAADAIQKILAPAA from the coding sequence ATGGCAGATTCCCCCCGCGTCGCGATGGTGGCGGGCGAGACGTCGGGCGACTTGCTGGCGGGCTTGCTGATCGACGGCATGCAGGCGCATTGGCCGGGGCTCCAATCCAGCGGCATTGGCGGGCCGCAGATGGCGCGCCGTGGCTTTGCTGCCTGGTGGCCCAGTGACAAACTGGCGGTACACGGCTACAGCATGGAGGTGCTGCGCCGGTTGCGGGAGTTGCTGCGCATCCGCAAGCAGCTGCGCGAACGCCTGCTCAAAGACCGCCCCGATGTATTCATCGGCGTGGATGCGCCGGATTTCAACCTGGGCCTGGAGGCCGATTTGCGCGCTGCGGGCATCAAGACCGTGCATTTCGTGTGTCCGTCCATCTGGGCCTGGCGTGCAGACCGCGTCGAAAAGATCCGCCGCAGCGCGGACCATGTGCTCTGCATCTTCCCGTTCGAGCCAGAGTTGCTCGCGCAGCACGGCATAGCCGCCACCTACGTGGGCCACCCTCTGGCGGGCGTGATTCCCATGGTGCCGGACCGTACGGCCGCGCGCGCTCAGCTGGGCCTGAGGGATGAAGACGAAGTTCTGGCCATCCTGCCGGGGAGCCGCTCTTCCGAGATCCAGTACATCGCGCGGCCCTTCTTTGAGGCTGCAGCGCTGGTGCTTAAAGCGCGACCAGCTATTAAATTGATAGTGCCTGCGGTGCCTGCACTGCGTGACCGCATCGAGCAGGTGGCGCGCGCCTGTGGTCTGGGTGATGCCCTGCGGATCACCACAGGCCAGTCGCACACGGTGCTCGCGGCCTGTGACGCCACCTTGATCGCCAGCGGCACCGCGACGCTGGAGGCCGCGCTCTTCAAGCGGCCCATGGTCATCGGTTACCACATGCACCCCCTGAGCTGGTGGCTCATGCGCCGCAAGCAACTGCAGCCCTGGGTGGGCCTGCCCAACATCTTGTGCCGCGAGTTTGTGGTGCCCGAGCTGATCCAGGACGCCGCGACGCCCCAGGCCCTCTGCGCAGCCACCTTGGACTGGCTGGATGCAAAGCGCCAAGATCCCCCCAAAATTGCGACCCTGGAGCAGCGCTTTACGGCGCTGCACGAGAGCCTGCTGCGCAACACTCCTCAACTGGCTGCCGATGCGATCCAGAAAATCCTCGCTCCCGCTGCCTGA
- the rnhB gene encoding ribonuclease HII, whose protein sequence is MRSRKSSLPLPEQACLPWHPPGLVAGVDEAGRGPLAGPVVAAAVILDDLHPIAGLADSKKLTAARREKLYDEIRAKALCCSIAEASVEEIDQLNILQATLLAMRRAVMGLRLKPAMVLVDGNRLPVLDVPAEAIVKGDALVPAISAASILAKVHRDRWCAQVHDEFPQYGFAGHKGYGTAVHMAALREHGACIHHRRSFAPVAQNLRAGS, encoded by the coding sequence ATGCGATCCAGAAAATCCTCGCTCCCGCTGCCTGAGCAGGCCTGCCTGCCCTGGCATCCGCCCGGCCTCGTGGCTGGCGTGGACGAGGCCGGCCGTGGTCCCCTGGCCGGGCCCGTGGTGGCAGCGGCTGTGATCCTGGACGACCTGCACCCGATTGCAGGCTTGGCCGACTCCAAGAAGCTCACGGCCGCGCGGCGTGAAAAGCTTTACGACGAGATCCGCGCCAAGGCCCTGTGCTGCAGCATTGCCGAGGCCAGTGTCGAAGAGATCGACCAGCTCAACATCCTGCAGGCCACGCTGCTGGCCATGCGCCGTGCCGTCATGGGGCTGCGGCTCAAACCGGCGATGGTGCTGGTGGATGGCAACCGGCTGCCCGTGCTGGATGTTCCGGCGGAGGCCATCGTCAAGGGCGATGCGCTGGTGCCGGCCATCTCGGCAGCCTCCATCCTTGCCAAGGTGCACCGCGACCGCTGGTGCGCGCAGGTGCATGATGAGTTTCCCCAGTACGGCTTTGCCGGCCACAAGGGATACGGCACGGCCGTGCACATGGCGGCCTTGCGCGAGCACGGTGCCTGCATTCACCACCGGCGCTCGTTTGCGCCTGTGGCCCAGAACCTGCGCGCCGGATCCTGA